The following proteins are encoded in a genomic region of Ctenopharyngodon idella isolate HZGC_01 chromosome 12, HZGC01, whole genome shotgun sequence:
- the zdhhc4 gene encoding palmitoyltransferase ZDHHC4 — protein MDFLTLFGIYVAVVLTCIALVCKYSGHQQTPLGRLLDTFTGVVSPLIPRCLQSVCYRTMHRLFHQRNNCFLYLHLLLEVVVYGEFSYEVFGFCLDMGTSSVSLCIPYVLLALKSYLFYLCCSRDPGTLTKANHTTQLKVYQYDEKLFQQGVRCSTCQLVKPARSKHCRVCNRCVQRFDHHCVWVNNCIGAQNIRYFLLYLLSVCAMAGDIAVLTADMLLQTVLRTGLLHAHYIDEQGEQQPAGPLFIIQHLFLTFPRIVFMLGFLVFVFFLLAGYSMFHMYLALINQTSNEWFKGKGHNCQHCHPHTGHNCQTSYNPFRGFYHRGILKNLGEIFWPLCPVQKKEN, from the exons ATGGACTTCCTCACTCTGTTTGGCATTTATGTGGCAGTAGTGCTCACCTGCATTGCTCTGGTTTGTAAGTATTCAGGACATCAGCAGACTCCTCTCGGTCGGCTTTTGGACACATTCACAGGG GTTGTCTCTCCATTGATCCCACGATGTCTCCAAAGCGTTTGCTACAGGACTATGCACAGACTGTTCCATCAGAG GAACAACTGCTTCCTTTACTTGCACCTGTTACTTGAAGTGGTTGTATATGGAGAATTCTCCTATGAGGTCTTTGGCTTCTGTTTGGACATGGGCACAAGTTCAGTCAGCTTGTGCATTCCCTACGTCCTCCTTGCACTGAAGTCCTATCTGTTCTACCTGTGTTGTAGCAGAGACCCAG GCACACTGACAAAGGCAAACCATACTACACAACTGAAGGTCTACCAGTATGATGAAAAACTGTTCCAGCAGGGAGTCAGGTGTTCAACCTGTCAGCTGGTCAAACCTGCCCGATCCAAACACTGTA GGGTTTGCAATCGATGTGTCCAGAGATTCGACCATCATTGTGTATGGGTGAATAACTGCATCGGTGCCCAGAACATCAGATACTTCCTACTGTACCTCCTGAGTGTTTGTGCCATGGCAGGTGATATTGCAGTCCTTACAGCAGACATGTTGCTCCAAACTGTTTTGCGAACTGGACTCCTGCACGCTCACTACATTGATGAGCAGGGTGAGCAACAGCCCGCTGGACCGCTCTTTATCATCCAG CATCTCTTTCTGACGTTTCCACGGATTGTCTTCATGCTGGGCTTCCTGGTGTTTGTCTTTTTCCTCTTGGCGGGTTATTCCATGTTTCACATGTATTTGGCTTTGATAAATCAAACCTCCAATGAGTGGTTTAAAGGAAAAGGTCACAACTGCCAGCATTGCCATCCACACACTGGACACAACTGCCAGACCTCATACAATCCATTTAGAGGTTTCTATCACAGAGGAATCCTTAAAAATCTTGGGGAAATCTTTTGGCCCTTATGTCCTGTTCAGAAAAAGGAAAATTAG
- the pgp gene encoding glycerol-3-phosphate phosphatase: MAASKCTRLSSSLSRQLLDSVDSVLFDCDGVIWRGDQAVPGAPEVINSLKKNGKRVFFVTNNSTKTRQMYADKLGKLGFDATADEVFGTAYCSAMYLKNVCKLDGKVYLIGSNAMRQELEEVGIQPVGVGPDPISGVQIDWANVPLDKEVQAVLVGFDEHFSYMKLNRALQYLCNPDCQFVGTNTDTRLPLEGGKAVPGTGCLLRAVETAAQRQAQVVGKPSMFMFECVSSRFDLDPQRCLMVGDRLDTDIMLGSNCGLKTLLTLTGVSTVAEAEANQKSECPHRQKMVPDYYVDSIADILPALQA, from the exons ATGGCTGCATCTAAATGTACGAGGCTGAGCAGTTCGCTGAGCAGACAGTTACTGGACTCGGTGGACAGTGTGCTGTTTGACTGCGATGGAGTGATATGGCGAGGGGACCAAGCCGTCCCCGGAGCCCCTGAGGTTATCAATTCATTGAAGAAAAATGGAAAGCGGGTGTTTTTTGTCACGAACAACAGCACGAAAACCCGACAAATGTACGCGGATAAATTAGGTAAGCTCGGTTTCGATGCCACCGCGGACGAGGTGTTCGGGACTGCGTACTGCTCGGCGATGTACctaaaaaatgtgtgtaaacTCGACGGAAAAGTCTATTTAATTGGGAGCAATGCGATGAGGCAGGAGCTCGAGGAGGTGGGAATCCAGCCGGTCGGTGTGGGGCCTGACCCCATCTCCGGAGTTCAAATCGACTGGGCGAATGTTCCTCTCGATAAGGAGGTCCAAGCTGTACTCGTCGGGTTTGATGAGCATTTCAGTTACATGAAGCTCAACAGAGCTCTGCAGTACTTGTGTAACCCCGACTGTCAGTTCGTGGGAACTAACACGGACACGAGGCTGCCTCTGGAGGGAGGCAAAGCGGTCCCGG GTACAGGGTGCCTCCTAAGGGCGGTAGAGACCGCTGCACAACGCCAAGCTCAAGTAGTGGGAAAACCCAGCATGTTCATGTTCGAGTGTGTTTCCAGCCGGTTTGATCTGGACCCTCAGAGGTGTCTGATGGTCGGAGATAGACTGGACACGGACATCATGCTAGGTTCAAACTGCGGCCTGAAGACCCTGCTGACCCTTACAGGAGTTTCTACTGTTGCTGAAGCCGAGGCAAACCAGAAGAGTGAATGCCCACATCGGCAAAAAATGGTTCCTGACTACTATGTAGACAGCATTGCTGATATTTTACCTGCACTACAGGCATAG